A genomic stretch from Marinimicrobium sp. C6131 includes:
- a CDS encoding glycosyl hydrolase family 18 protein, producing the protein MKIRLLLIILALGGLAATPALAYDCSSVPAYAPDATYDSGDLARNLGNAYQCDVGGWCSTGGAYAPGEGWAWEEAWSLLGQCDGDSSSSSSSLSSSASSSSSAATGEGCEGLDTWNANSVYTQDDRVEYNVVEYRARWWTQGDNPEQSGDWGVWENLGACEPASSSSSSESSSNSSSESSSSSSSSSAPGNGDELVVGYFTQWGIYDRNYHVKNIHTSGSAEKLTHIVYAFGNVQNGQCVVGDSYADYDRAYGAEESVDGVADTWEQGALRGNFGQLKRLKEMYPHIKVLWSFGGWTWSGGFGEAAQNPQQFAQSCHDLVFDPRWDGVFDGIDIDWEYPNECGLTCDNSGFDAYRELMQALRSEFGDQLVTAAIGAGEAKLNAADYGGAAQYLDFYMLMTYDYFGAWEAQGPTAPHSPLNSYSGIPQAGFHSDNSVQILKGLGVPDEKILLGIGFYGRGWTGVSQAAPGGSASGAANGTYESGIEDYKVLKNTCPATGTVAGTAYAHCGDDWWSYDTPATIQDKMNYLKQQGLGGAFFWELSGDTEDGELIDAIDSGL; encoded by the coding sequence ACGACAGCGGCGACCTCGCCCGAAACCTGGGCAATGCCTATCAATGCGATGTCGGTGGCTGGTGCTCCACTGGCGGGGCCTATGCACCCGGTGAGGGTTGGGCCTGGGAAGAGGCCTGGAGTCTGCTGGGTCAATGCGATGGCGACAGTTCCAGCTCCAGCAGTTCGCTCAGTTCCAGCGCTTCATCCTCCAGTAGCGCCGCTACCGGTGAAGGCTGTGAGGGACTGGACACCTGGAACGCCAACAGCGTCTACACCCAGGATGACCGGGTTGAATACAACGTTGTCGAGTATCGGGCGCGCTGGTGGACTCAGGGGGATAACCCCGAACAATCCGGCGACTGGGGCGTCTGGGAAAATCTGGGCGCCTGTGAACCGGCCTCTTCCAGCAGCTCATCGGAGTCCAGCAGCAATTCCAGCTCGGAGTCGAGCAGCAGTTCCTCCAGCAGCAGCGCCCCCGGCAACGGTGACGAGCTGGTGGTGGGCTATTTCACCCAGTGGGGCATTTACGACCGCAACTACCACGTGAAGAACATCCACACCAGCGGCTCCGCCGAGAAACTCACTCATATCGTGTACGCCTTCGGCAACGTCCAGAATGGTCAGTGCGTGGTGGGCGACTCCTATGCGGACTACGACCGGGCCTATGGCGCCGAGGAAAGTGTGGACGGGGTGGCCGACACCTGGGAGCAGGGCGCCTTGCGCGGCAACTTCGGGCAACTCAAACGGTTGAAGGAAATGTACCCGCACATCAAGGTGCTCTGGTCCTTTGGCGGCTGGACCTGGTCCGGCGGTTTTGGCGAGGCGGCCCAGAATCCGCAGCAGTTCGCTCAATCCTGCCATGACCTGGTGTTTGACCCCCGCTGGGACGGCGTGTTTGACGGTATCGACATCGACTGGGAGTACCCCAACGAATGCGGCCTGACCTGTGACAACAGCGGCTTTGATGCCTACCGGGAACTGATGCAGGCGCTGCGCAGCGAGTTTGGTGACCAGTTGGTGACCGCCGCCATCGGCGCGGGTGAAGCCAAGCTGAACGCGGCCGATTACGGTGGCGCCGCCCAGTACCTGGACTTCTATATGCTGATGACCTACGACTACTTCGGAGCCTGGGAAGCCCAGGGGCCCACCGCGCCACACTCACCGTTGAACAGCTACAGCGGCATTCCGCAGGCCGGCTTCCACAGCGACAACAGTGTGCAGATCCTCAAGGGACTGGGTGTGCCGGACGAAAAGATCCTGCTCGGCATCGGTTTCTACGGCCGGGGCTGGACGGGCGTCAGCCAGGCGGCCCCGGGTGGCTCCGCCAGCGGTGCGGCCAATGGGACCTATGAGAGTGGCATTGAGGATTACAAGGTCCTGAAAAACACCTGCCCGGCCACCGGTACCGTCGCCGGTACCGCCTATGCCCACTGCGGCGATGACTGGTGGAGCTACGACACCCCGGCCACCATTCAGGACAAGATGAACTACCTGAAACAACAGGGGCTCGGCGGCGCCTTCTTCTGGGAGCTCAGTGGCGATACCGAAGACGGTGAATTGATCGACGCGATCGACAGCGGACTATAG
- a CDS encoding GNAT family N-acetyltransferase — protein sequence MITIRRATYDDVPALHALAERFLLENLKDPENTGFLISNFSLDVYKAYVDSAEYFWVAEEDGKLGGFLLAYKSESIKPEEVINSCLRYSVIEPFTLIKQICSSGEVRGAASALYQKLFEEMDTDLALAAVVNEPLNTKSIEYHRKLGFGHLWDLLPPADYDGVTRTRSIWFYSKTGTRPQTRMAQVDRSELVQHLIEKEQGTVNLYMHEDNLNWTKLGMLVTFMTAMLTAFAFLLERDPTTTNNWIVSVLVVFGFVVNIMFYLKLKSGLAFLNHHKKNLRRFDDALAGMLPSIPSYLDRKTGTASVTVRVMIVLPMFSLALWTVCAGLLLHRYFL from the coding sequence ATGATCACAATACGACGGGCCACGTACGATGATGTGCCGGCGCTGCATGCGCTTGCCGAGCGGTTTCTGCTGGAGAATCTGAAAGACCCGGAAAATACCGGTTTTCTGATTTCCAACTTTTCCCTCGATGTTTACAAAGCTTATGTGGATAGTGCGGAATACTTCTGGGTAGCCGAGGAAGACGGTAAGCTGGGTGGATTTCTGCTGGCTTATAAAAGCGAATCGATCAAGCCGGAAGAGGTGATCAATTCGTGCTTGCGCTATTCCGTGATTGAGCCGTTTACCCTGATCAAGCAGATCTGCAGCAGCGGCGAGGTGCGTGGCGCCGCCTCGGCACTGTACCAAAAGCTCTTTGAGGAAATGGATACCGATCTGGCGCTCGCCGCGGTAGTCAACGAGCCCCTGAACACCAAATCGATCGAGTACCATCGCAAGCTGGGCTTCGGCCATTTGTGGGATCTGCTCCCCCCAGCCGACTACGATGGCGTGACCCGCACCCGCTCAATCTGGTTTTACTCCAAAACCGGTACCCGACCCCAGACTCGCATGGCGCAAGTGGACCGTTCAGAGCTGGTGCAGCATCTGATCGAGAAAGAACAGGGGACGGTCAACCTCTATATGCATGAGGACAACCTGAACTGGACCAAGCTGGGTATGTTGGTCACGTTTATGACCGCGATGCTCACCGCATTCGCATTCTTGCTGGAGCGGGATCCAACCACCACCAACAACTGGATTGTCAGTGTGTTGGTGGTCTTCGGGTTTGTCGTTAATATAATGTTTTATCTGAAGTTGAAGTCGGGGCTCGCGTTCCTGAATCACCATAAAAAGAATCTGCGCCGCTTTGATGACGCGCTGGCCGGCATGTTGCCTTCCATTCCCTCCTATCTTGACCGGAAGACGGGAACGGCCTCCGTTACCGTACGGGTGATGATTGTCCTGCCGATGTTCAGCCTGGCGCTCTGGACGGTGTGTGCCGGTTTATTGTTACACCGGTACTTTTTATGA
- the glmS gene encoding glutamine--fructose-6-phosphate transaminase (isomerizing), giving the protein MCGIVGAVAQRDVVDILVEGLRRLEYRGYDSAGVAVVNNGELKRLRRLGKVKELADAVAASPTPGGTGIAHTRWATHGEPSERNAHPHVSNDQLAVVHNGIIENHSALKKQLEADGYRFDSQTDTEVIAHLVHQTRKETGDLLSAVQKAVKQLDGAYGTVLMDANDAERLVVARSGSPLVIGLGIGENFIASDQLALLPVTRRFIFLEEGDVAEITRASVRIFDKDGNAVEREEHESTVSYDAGDKGQYRHFMLKEIYEQPHAVTNTLEGRLGKESVLDETFGNGAAELLKKVKHVQIVACGTSYHSAMVARYWLESLANVSCNVEIASEFRYRKSVVQPDSLVVTISQSGETADTLAALRLAKELGYLGSLTICNVAGSSLVRESDLAFMTRAGAEIGVASTKAFTTQLVGLAMLVLALGKYNGLSAEQQADMVQALKGLPAKLEESLSLAERIEDLAEEFADKHHALFLGRGDQYPIAMEGALKLKEISYIHAEAYAAGELKHGPLALIDAQMPIIVVAPNNELLEKLKSNVEEVRARGGILYVFADVEASFASDETMRVINVPHCHPWLAPILYTLPLQLLSYYVAIIKGTDVDQPRNLAKSVTVE; this is encoded by the coding sequence ATGTGTGGCATCGTAGGCGCCGTAGCGCAGCGGGATGTGGTGGATATTCTGGTCGAAGGCCTTCGGCGCCTCGAGTATCGGGGCTATGACTCCGCTGGTGTGGCCGTGGTCAACAACGGCGAACTCAAACGCCTGCGCCGGCTGGGCAAAGTCAAAGAACTGGCCGACGCCGTGGCCGCCAGCCCAACCCCGGGCGGTACCGGCATTGCCCACACCCGCTGGGCCACCCATGGCGAACCGAGCGAGCGCAACGCCCACCCACACGTCTCCAACGATCAACTGGCCGTCGTGCACAATGGCATCATCGAGAATCACAGTGCGCTCAAGAAGCAGCTCGAAGCCGACGGCTACCGGTTTGACTCCCAGACCGATACCGAAGTCATTGCCCATCTGGTGCACCAAACGCGGAAAGAAACCGGCGATCTGCTGAGTGCCGTGCAGAAGGCCGTGAAACAGCTTGACGGCGCCTACGGCACCGTCCTGATGGACGCCAACGACGCCGAGCGCCTGGTGGTGGCCCGCTCCGGCAGCCCGCTGGTGATCGGCCTGGGCATCGGCGAAAACTTTATCGCCTCGGACCAGCTGGCCCTGTTGCCGGTGACCCGTCGGTTTATCTTCCTGGAAGAAGGTGACGTGGCGGAAATCACCCGCGCCAGCGTGCGCATCTTTGATAAAGACGGCAACGCCGTTGAGCGCGAAGAGCATGAGTCCACCGTCAGCTACGACGCCGGCGACAAAGGCCAATACCGTCACTTCATGCTCAAGGAAATTTACGAGCAGCCCCACGCGGTGACCAACACCCTCGAAGGCCGTCTGGGCAAAGAGAGCGTACTGGACGAAACCTTCGGCAACGGTGCTGCCGAGCTGCTGAAGAAAGTGAAACACGTCCAGATCGTTGCCTGTGGTACCAGCTACCATTCGGCCATGGTCGCCCGCTATTGGCTGGAATCCCTCGCGAATGTCTCCTGCAACGTGGAAATCGCCAGTGAATTCCGTTACCGAAAATCTGTGGTCCAGCCCGACAGCCTGGTGGTCACCATCAGCCAGTCCGGCGAAACCGCCGACACCCTCGCCGCTCTGCGCCTCGCCAAGGAACTGGGTTATCTCGGCAGCCTGACCATCTGCAACGTGGCGGGCTCCTCCCTGGTGCGCGAATCCGACCTGGCTTTTATGACCCGCGCCGGTGCGGAGATCGGTGTGGCCTCCACCAAAGCGTTCACCACCCAACTGGTGGGCCTGGCGATGCTGGTGCTGGCATTGGGCAAATACAACGGCCTGAGCGCCGAACAGCAGGCCGATATGGTTCAGGCCCTGAAAGGTCTGCCGGCCAAGCTCGAAGAGTCACTGTCGCTCGCGGAGCGTATTGAAGATCTGGCCGAGGAGTTTGCCGACAAACATCATGCGCTGTTCCTCGGCCGGGGCGATCAGTACCCGATTGCGATGGAGGGTGCGCTCAAACTCAAAGAAATTTCCTACATTCACGCCGAAGCCTACGCCGCCGGCGAACTCAAGCACGGCCCCCTGGCGTTGATCGACGCCCAAATGCCCATTATTGTGGTCGCACCGAACAATGAGCTGCTGGAAAAACTCAAATCCAACGTTGAAGAAGTCCGTGCCCGCGGAGGCATCCTCTATGTGTTCGCCGATGTAGAAGCCAGCTTCGCCTCGGACGAGACCATGCGGGTCATCAACGTTCCCCACTGCCACCCCTGGCTGGCGCCGATTCTCTACACCCTGCCCCTGCAGTTGCTGAGCTACTACGTGGCCATCATCAAAGGCACCGACGTGGATCAGCCGCGCAACCTGGCGAAGAGTGTGACGGTCGAGTAA
- a CDS encoding DeoR/GlpR family DNA-binding transcription regulator — MNKRNTQQRRRAIIDMLTQAGEVSVEHLAQHFGTSEVTVRKDLAALEDNGLLLRRYGGAVPLPQEMIVDPGTEKVSERKQSMAKAAADLILDHNRIIIDSGTTTAALLPELSHKQGLVVMTNSLNIANALRELENEPTLLMTGGTWDPQSEGFQGQLAEQVLRSYNFDQLFIGADGLDLERGTTTFNELYSLSQVMAEVAREVIVMAESDKLGRKIHNLELPWERIAYLVTDSDFPDEAKQRLETLGVDVIRAS, encoded by the coding sequence ATGAACAAACGCAACACCCAACAGCGCCGACGCGCCATTATCGACATGCTCACCCAGGCGGGTGAGGTCAGTGTCGAGCACTTGGCCCAGCACTTTGGTACCTCCGAGGTGACAGTACGCAAGGACCTGGCGGCCCTGGAAGACAATGGCCTGCTGCTGCGCCGCTACGGCGGCGCCGTGCCCCTGCCCCAGGAAATGATCGTCGATCCGGGCACCGAAAAAGTTTCGGAACGAAAGCAGTCCATGGCCAAAGCCGCGGCGGACCTGATTCTGGACCACAATCGCATCATCATCGACAGTGGCACCACCACCGCCGCCCTGCTGCCGGAGCTGTCCCACAAGCAGGGGCTGGTGGTGATGACCAACTCTCTGAACATCGCCAACGCCCTGCGTGAGCTGGAAAACGAACCCACCCTGCTGATGACCGGTGGCACCTGGGATCCGCAGTCCGAGGGGTTTCAGGGGCAGTTGGCCGAACAGGTGCTGCGCTCCTACAACTTTGACCAGTTGTTTATTGGCGCCGATGGCCTGGACCTGGAGCGCGGGACCACCACTTTTAATGAGCTGTACAGCCTGAGCCAGGTAATGGCCGAGGTGGCCCGAGAGGTCATCGTGATGGCGGAGTCGGATAAATTGGGTCGGAAGATCCACAACCTGGAATTGCCCTGGGAGCGGATTGCGTATCTGGTAACGGATTCGGATTTCCCTGATGAGGCAAAACAACGTTTGGAGACCTTGGGAGTCGATGTTATCCGGGCTTCCTGA
- a CDS encoding tryptophan halogenase family protein, with translation MGNSAVNQVVILGGGTAGWMAAASLARYFEGRQAQITLVESADIGTVGVGEATIPSIRDFNASLGVDERDFIRATDATFKLGIEFCDWRAPGSAFFHPFADFGQPLNGVAFHHYLNRLRGDDLGHSLEDHCFAVQLARRGRFAQPHEQPPTPLADYGYAYHFDAGRYASFLRRYAEARGVIRREGKVTHVEQDPNNGFITALHLDDGGRAEAQLFIDCSGFRGVLIEQTLQAGHEDWRQWLPCDSAIAAPGAAMAEPPPYTRCTALDAGWQWRIPLQSRTGNGYVYSQAFVSDEQAKQTLLKQMAESPLKDPKTFRFVAGPRKSIWEKNCFALGLASGFLEPLESTSISLIQTGIAKLLRLFPESGFHEVDRAEANRQHHHEFERIRDFLVLHYKTTQRTDTPFWRHCQAMPIPDSLAHKLELFRHRGELVKMEPEAFEPDSWLAIYSGMGVQPTHYDIRANKVPETTLTDELGKMRAMITQAAEQAPSHSAFIRQHELDRQS, from the coding sequence ATGGGCAATTCAGCGGTCAATCAGGTCGTCATTCTCGGGGGTGGCACCGCGGGCTGGATGGCGGCCGCCAGCCTGGCACGTTACTTCGAGGGGCGACAGGCTCAGATCACTCTGGTGGAGTCGGCGGATATCGGTACCGTGGGCGTGGGGGAGGCGACCATTCCCAGTATCCGGGACTTCAATGCCTCGCTCGGCGTTGATGAACGGGATTTCATCCGTGCCACCGATGCCACGTTCAAGCTGGGCATCGAGTTCTGTGATTGGCGAGCCCCCGGCTCGGCGTTCTTTCATCCTTTTGCCGACTTTGGTCAGCCTCTGAACGGCGTGGCATTTCACCACTACCTCAACCGATTGCGAGGCGACGACCTCGGCCACTCACTCGAAGATCATTGCTTTGCGGTGCAACTGGCCCGCCGAGGCCGTTTCGCTCAGCCCCACGAGCAACCACCCACCCCATTGGCCGACTACGGCTACGCCTACCATTTCGATGCGGGACGCTATGCCAGTTTTCTGCGCCGGTATGCGGAAGCCCGGGGCGTTATTCGCCGCGAAGGGAAAGTGACGCATGTGGAGCAGGACCCGAACAACGGGTTTATCACCGCACTGCACCTGGACGACGGGGGACGCGCCGAAGCTCAGCTTTTTATCGACTGCTCCGGCTTCCGGGGCGTGCTCATTGAGCAGACCCTGCAGGCCGGCCATGAAGACTGGCGGCAGTGGTTACCCTGCGACAGTGCGATTGCGGCGCCCGGTGCGGCGATGGCGGAGCCGCCCCCCTACACCCGCTGCACCGCGCTTGACGCGGGTTGGCAGTGGCGTATTCCCCTCCAGTCCCGCACCGGCAACGGGTACGTGTACAGCCAGGCGTTTGTCTCGGATGAGCAGGCCAAACAGACACTTTTGAAGCAAATGGCCGAATCACCCCTGAAGGATCCTAAAACATTCCGCTTTGTTGCGGGCCCCCGGAAATCCATCTGGGAAAAGAACTGTTTTGCACTGGGATTGGCGTCCGGTTTTCTTGAACCTCTGGAGAGCACCAGCATCTCGCTGATTCAGACCGGTATTGCCAAGCTGCTGCGCCTGTTCCCGGAGTCGGGTTTCCATGAAGTCGACCGGGCCGAAGCCAACCGCCAGCACCACCACGAATTTGAACGTATCCGCGATTTTCTGGTACTGCATTACAAAACCACACAGCGGACGGATACCCCATTCTGGCGGCACTGCCAGGCCATGCCGATACCGGACTCGCTGGCCCATAAGCTGGAGCTGTTCAGGCATCGCGGTGAGCTGGTCAAGATGGAGCCGGAGGCATTTGAACCCGACAGTTGGTTGGCCATCTATTCCGGCATGGGTGTACAGCCGACACACTACGACATTCGGGCGAATAAGGTACCAGAGACCACGCTGACCGATGAGCTGGGCAAAATGCGCGCGATGATAACGCAGGCGGCGGAGCAGGCGCCTTCCCACAGCGCATTTATCCGTCAACACGAACTGGACCGTCAATCTTGA
- a CDS encoding tryptophan halogenase family protein, with protein MAVFSVEEVSVIRHTLKQLVIVGGGTAGWMTAARLARHFRKTDIRITLVESSDIGTVGVGEATIPTLRQFYADLGMTDTEVMRATQATVKLGIQFEQWREPGSDFIHPFGVFGQKANGIDFHHYWLKLRQHGDTSELADYSLGLQLARRQRFTPPSPQPPSELSVFDWALHFDAAAFGRLMRGYAERHGVERLDARIESVRQHPETGDIEALYLDSGNVVGGDLFIDCSGFRALLIEQTLNTGYCDWSEWLHCDRAVAVQSERFGEAPPYTVSRAQTAGWQWRIPLQTRQGNGYVYCSDHVSDDEATSTLVDHIDGPLLNDPKPFRFTAGRRRRAWNRNCIAVGLSAGFLEPLESTSIALVETAIHKIRRAFQKPWYTQAETDRFNEDTALEYERVRDFIILHYKLNGRTDSPFWERCRAMPIPDTLREKVDAFRAHGELLRYRAEIFGPASWLAIYSGLGVLPERYHPGVDRLDLQYLKEALKAMRQSVADAVAQAPTHNDYLQSLNRTG; from the coding sequence GTGGCGGTTTTTTCCGTTGAGGAGGTTTCGGTGATCCGGCACACACTCAAGCAGCTGGTTATTGTCGGTGGGGGTACCGCTGGCTGGATGACGGCGGCCCGTCTGGCCCGGCACTTCCGTAAAACGGACATCCGAATAACCCTGGTGGAATCCTCGGATATTGGAACCGTGGGTGTCGGGGAGGCAACCATTCCAACCCTGCGCCAGTTTTATGCGGATCTCGGCATGACCGATACCGAGGTGATGCGCGCGACGCAAGCCACCGTCAAACTGGGCATTCAGTTTGAACAGTGGCGAGAACCCGGCAGTGACTTCATTCACCCTTTTGGTGTGTTCGGACAAAAAGCCAACGGCATCGACTTTCACCACTATTGGCTGAAGCTTCGTCAGCACGGTGATACCTCTGAGTTGGCGGATTACTCGCTGGGGTTGCAGTTGGCTCGCCGCCAACGCTTTACGCCTCCTTCTCCCCAACCTCCATCAGAGCTATCGGTATTTGATTGGGCGCTGCATTTTGATGCTGCGGCCTTCGGGCGCCTGATGAGGGGTTACGCCGAGCGTCATGGCGTAGAGAGGCTGGATGCCAGAATCGAGTCGGTCAGACAGCATCCTGAGACAGGCGATATCGAGGCGCTGTATCTGGATTCGGGTAACGTCGTCGGTGGTGACCTGTTTATCGACTGTTCCGGCTTCCGTGCGCTATTGATCGAGCAGACCCTGAACACCGGTTACTGTGACTGGAGCGAATGGTTGCACTGTGATCGGGCGGTGGCGGTTCAAAGTGAACGATTCGGTGAGGCACCACCCTACACGGTCAGCCGCGCCCAGACGGCCGGATGGCAGTGGCGAATTCCGTTGCAAACGCGACAGGGAAACGGCTATGTATACTGCAGCGACCACGTTAGCGATGACGAGGCCACTTCAACGCTGGTTGATCATATAGACGGTCCGCTTTTGAACGACCCTAAACCCTTCCGATTCACGGCCGGTCGACGTCGGCGTGCCTGGAACCGGAACTGTATCGCGGTCGGTCTGTCAGCGGGCTTTCTCGAGCCGCTGGAGAGTACCAGTATTGCCCTGGTGGAAACCGCCATCCACAAAATTCGTCGGGCGTTTCAAAAACCCTGGTACACACAGGCTGAAACAGACCGGTTCAATGAAGACACCGCACTGGAGTATGAGCGGGTCAGGGACTTCATCATCCTGCATTACAAGCTGAATGGTCGAACGGACTCACCCTTCTGGGAGCGTTGCCGCGCAATGCCAATACCGGACACCTTGCGGGAGAAGGTGGACGCATTCCGGGCGCACGGTGAGCTGCTTCGCTATCGCGCTGAAATCTTTGGCCCGGCAAGCTGGCTGGCCATTTATTCCGGATTGGGCGTTTTGCCCGAGCGTTATCACCCGGGGGTGGATCGTCTGGACCTTCAGTACCTGAAGGAGGCCCTGAAAGCAATGCGTCAGTCAGTGGCCGACGCGGTCGCCCAGGCGCCGACCCACAACGATTATCTGCAATCGCTGAACCGCACCGGCTGA